From a region of the Gossypium raimondii isolate GPD5lz chromosome 10, ASM2569854v1, whole genome shotgun sequence genome:
- the LOC105777820 gene encoding cyclin-D3-3, giving the protein MSLQEEEIQQIQSPPWILDALCCEENGNKICGESGTVKKETFLPLFLIEHDLFWEDDELISLISKEKETHLCYKDVNSDESLVLARKDALEWIFKVKAHHRFNALTIVLAVNYFDRFFASFKFQKDNPWMGQLAAVACLSLAAKVEETQVPLLLDLQVEESKYVFDSKTIQRMELLVLSTLKWRMNPVTPISFFDHITRRLGLRAHLHWEFLHSCEHLLLILIADSKFMLYMPSILAAATMLYVIKEIEPCHYLEYRKQLLRLLKTCEDEVDVCYELVSKLLESDCKQNEARKRKHGQMQGSPDGVVDASSSCGDSDGFWTAISSVSSSPQPVFKRSRSKDQQMRLPSVNRMFVDVLGSPR; this is encoded by the exons ATGTCTCTGCAAGAAGAAGAGATTCAGCAGATTCAAAGCCCACCATGGATTCTTGATGCGCTATGTTGTGaagaaaatggaaacaaaataTGTGGTGAAAGTGGAACAGTGAAAAAGGAGACGTTTTTACCTTTATTTCTTATTGAACATGATTTGTTCTGGGAAGATGATGAGTTAATCTCTTTAATTTCTAAAGAGAAAGAAACCCATCTTTGTTACAAAGATGTTAACTCAGATGAGTCTTTAGTTTTAGCTCGTAAAGATGCTTTGGAGTGGATTTTTAAGGTTAAAGCACACCATAGGTTCAATGCTTTGACCATAGTTCTTGCAGTGAATTACTTTGATAGGTTTTTTGCAAGCTTTAAGTTTCAAAAAGACAACCCATGGATGGGACAATTAGCTGCTGTCGCTTGTTTGTCTTTGGCTGCAAAGGTCGAGGAAACCCAAGTTCCACTTCTTTTAGACCTCCAA GTTGAGGAATCGAAATATGTGTTTGATTCGAAGACCATACAAAGAATGGAGCTTTTGGTGTTGTCGACTCTGAAATGGAGGATGAATCCCGTGACCCCAATTTCCTTCTTTGATCACATTACGAGGAGACTTGGATTGAGGGCCCATTTGCATTGGGAATTCCTTCATAGTTGTGAGCATTTACTTCTCATTCTCATTGCTG ATTCCAAGTTCATGCTTTATATGCCATCTATCTTAGCTGCGGCAACAATGCTTTATGTTATTAAAGAGATTGAACCATGCCATTATCTTGAATATCGAAAACAGCTTCTTAGATTACTCAAGACATGTGAG GATGAAGTAGATGTGTGCTACGAGCTCGTGTCCAAGTTATTGGAAAGTGATTGCAAACAAAATGAAGCCAGAAAACGTAAGCATGGACAGATGCAAGGCAGTCCTGATGGTGTCGTAGATGCATCATCTAGCTGTGGTGACTCAGATGGTTTCTGGACTGCAATATCTTCAGTTTCATCATCACCGCAGCCAGTGTTCAAGAGGAGTAGATCAAAGGATCAGCAAATGAGGCTACCTTCGGTAAATCGTATGTTTGTCGATGTGCTTGGTAGTCCTCGTTAA
- the LOC105777822 gene encoding uncharacterized protein LOC105777822, with amino-acid sequence MNAVKCFLSFSSFVLVLSSIVVVTEARDPLNVLMSRKFGGGKLPDLFDIGLYLGAIKGSGPSAPGEGHRFVNGRTLGGIKTSGPSPGVGHKLTDSLGLGGIKDSGPSGGGEGHKFTDTRTLGGIKNSGPSPGEGHSSTLGGIKVSGSNGNRLTISINLGGIKDSGPSPGVGNKFTDSRTQAIKDSGPSPGVGN; translated from the coding sequence ATGAACGCAGTCAAATGTTTTTTaagcttttcttcttttgttttagtGTTGAGCTCTATTGTGGTTGTGACTGAAGCTAGGGATCCTCTCAATGTCTTGATGTCTCGGAAGTTTGGTGGTGGAAAGCTTCctgatttatttgatattgGTTTATATCTTGGAGCTATCAAAGGGTCGGGTCCAAGTGCTCCTGGTGAAGGACACAGGTTCGTTAATGGTCGCACCCTTGGAGGCATTAAGACCTCTGGCCCAAGCCCTGGTGTGGGACATAAGTTAACTGACAGCTTGGGTCTTGGAGGTATTAAAGACTCTGGCCCCAGTGGTGGTGGTGAGGGACACAAATTCACTGATACTCGAACCCTCGGCGGTATTAAGAACTCTGGTCCTAGCCCCGGTGAGGGACACAGCTCCACTCTTGGAGGTATAAAGGTCTCGGGTTCCAATGGAAACAGGCTAACTATTAGCATCAATCTAGGAGGCATAAAGGATTCCGGTCCAAGCCCTGGTGTGGGAAACAAGTTTACTGATAGTCGAACCCAAGCCATCAAGGACTCCGGTCCAAGCCCTGGTGTGGGAAATTGA